In the genome of Streptomyces sp. P3, the window CGCCGCCCAGGTCCCGGGTCGCGGTGACGCACGATTCGGGCCGCGGTGACCGCGTGCGGTCCTGCCGCCCGGGTGCGGTCGCGGTGACCCCGTGCGGCCCGTGCAGCCCACCCTCGGCCCGCACGGCCCGCCGGTGACCGCGTGCGGTTTGCGGCCTGCGGCCTGCGGACGTGAGTGCCTGTGGGCGGGTGGCTCGAGTGTGGGCGCCGTCCAGCCGCGAGCCGCGGCACCACGTCACGTTAGATTGACTCCGTGCTCTCTCGCCTCTCACGCCCCCGGGCTCTCGCCGTCTGCGCCCTGCCCCTCGTGGTGCTGCTCGCCACGGCCGCGTTCGCGCCGCTGCCGTTCTCGGTGGCGCAGCCGGGGATGACGGCGAACGTCCTCGGCGACAACAAGGGCACGCCGGTGATCACGATCTCCGGCGCGCCCGTGCGGGACACCAGCGGGCAGCTGCGCATGACGACGATCGAGGCGACCGGACCCGACGCGCGCGTCACGCTCGGTGACGTCCTCGACGGCTGGTTCCGCACCGACCAGGCGATCATGCCGCACGACGCGGTGTACCCCAGCGGTGAGAGCACCAAGGAGATCGAGCGGCACAACACCGAGCAGATGGAGGACTCCCAGGACGCGGCGACCCAGGCGGCGCTGGCGTATCTGAAGCTGGGCGAGGACGACGTGAAGGTCACGCTGAAACTGGCCGACGTGGGCGGACCCAGCGCCGGGCTGCTGTTCTCGCTCGGCATCGTCGACAAGCTCGACGGCGACGGCGCCGGCGGTGACCTCACGGGTGGCCGCACGATCGCCGGCACGGGCACCATCGACGCCGGCGGCAAGGTCGGCGCGGTCGGCGGGGTGGCCCTGAAGACGCAGGCCGCCCGGCGGGACGGCGCGACCGTGTTCCTCGTCCCGAAGGACGAGTGCTCCGACGCGAAGTCCGAGCTGCCGAAGGGGCTGCGGCTGGTCCCGGTCACCACGCTCAAGGGCGCGGTGAGCGCGCTGGTCGCCCTGGAGAAGGGCAAGGGCGCGGTCCCCAGCTGCTGAGCGGCGGCACCTGACCGACCCCTGGAAGGCCGTCCGCCTCACCGCCCCCGGTCGGCCGCGTCCTCTCCGGGCCGTCCCGGCGACTGCTCAGCCGCCTGCTCCGCCGCCTGCTCCACGAGCGGGATGACCCGCAGCGGGACGGGGTTCTCCATCACGATCGCGGTGGAGGCCCGGACGATGCCGTCGAGGCCGACGACCCGGTCGATCACCCGCTGGAGATCCGCGTTGGAGCGGGCCACCAGCCGGCACAGCATGTCCCCGCTGCCGGTGGTGGTGTGCAGCTCCAGCACCTCCGGCACGGACCCCAGGTGCGCCCGCACGTCGGCCCCCTGGCCCTGCCGGATCTGCAGCGTGGCGAACGCGGTGACCGGGTAGCCGAGGGCCGCCGGATCGACGTCGGGGCCGAACCCCCGGATGACCCCGTTCGACTGCAGCCGGTCGAGCCGCGCCTGCACGGTCCCGCGGGCCACGCCCAGCCGCCGGGACATCTCCAGCACCCCCAGACGCGGCTCCCGTGCCAGCAGCACGATGATCCGGCCGTCCAGACGATCGATCCCCATGCCGTCCGCCTCCACGATGGTCACCCTGTACAGAAAGCCCGCCGAAACCGCCGAGCGGCTGCACAGACTGCCCAGGCGATATGCGAACTATTGCGCACCTTGCAGGGTGGGCGCGAGGCTTTCGTCATGACGCAGACCACACACCTCACTCCCGACACCGCGCGGCAGGCAGACCCCTTCCCGGTCAAGGGAATGGACGCGGTCGTCTTCGCCGTGGGCAACGCCAAACAGGCGGCGCACTACTACTCCACCGCCTTCGGCATGAAACTGGTCGCCTACTCCGGACCGGAGACCGGCAGCCGCGAGACCGCCTCGTACGTGCTCACCAACGGCTCGGCCCGCTTCGTCCTCACGTCCGTCATCAAGCCCGCCACCACCTGGGGCCACTTCCTGGACCGTCATGTGGCCGAGCACGGCGACGGCGTCGTCGACCTCGCCATCGAGGTACCGGACGCCCGGGCCGCCTACGCGTACGCGATCGAGCACGGCGCGCGCTCCGTCGCCGAGCCCTACGAGCTCAAGGACGAGCACGGCACGGTCGTCCTCGCCGCGATCGCCACCTACGGCGAGACCCGGCACACCCTCGTCGACCGCTCCGGCTACGACGGCCCCTACCTTCCTGGCTACGTCGGCGCCGACCCGATCGTCGAGCCCCCCGCCCAGCGCACCTTCCAGGCCGTCGACCACTGCGTCGGCAACGTCGAGCTCGGCCGGATGAACGAGTGGGTCGGCTTCTACAACACGGTCATGGGCTTCACGAACATGAAGGAGTTCGTGGGCGACGACATCGCCACCGAGTACAGCGCGCTGATGTCGAAGGTGGTGGCCGACGGCACGCTCAAGGTCAAGTTCCCGATCAACGAGCCCGCCGTCGCCAAGAAGAAGTCCCAGATCGACGAGTACCTCGAGTTCTACGGCGGCGCCGGCGTCCAGCACATCGCGCTCAACACCAACGACATCGTGCAGACGGTCCGCACGATGCGGGCGGCCGGGGTGCAGTTCCTCGACACCCCCGACTCCTACTACGACACCCTCGGCGAGTGGGTCGGCGACACCCGCGTCCCCGTCGACACCCTGCGCGAGCTGAAGATCCTCGCCGACCGCGACGAGGACGGCTACCTGCTGCAGATCTTCACCAAGCCGGTCCAGGACAAGCCGACCGTCTTCTTCGAGATCATCGAACGCCACGGCTCGATGGGCTTCGGCAAGGGCAACTTCAAGGCCCTCTTCGAGGCGATCGAGCGGGAGCAGGACAAGCGCGGCAACCTGTGACCGACGGGGTGCCGGGCCGCCGGACCGCCGAAGACCACGGCAGCGGCACCCCGTGACCGGCAGACCGCGCCGCGCCGCCGACCGGACCCGGTTCGGTCGGCGGCGCGGGCGGTGCGGTGACAGGCGGCACTAGCCGGGCAGTTCGGCCGGGGGCGGCTCCTCGCCGAGGCCGGCGAGGGCGGCCCGGGCCGCCGGGCCGAACAAGGGGGAGAAATAGGGGTTGATCCGCAACGCCTCCTGGAGGTGCCGCCGCGCCGGGCCGTCCTTCCCCGACCCCCGCTCGATCACCGCGAGGTGGTGGAGGTACGGCGCGCTGTACACCGCGCCCCCGTGCACCCGGTCGGTGGCGATCGAGGCGAACCTCAGCGCCTCCTCGTCGTTCCCGGCCCGGTGCAGCGCCCAGCCCAGCGCGTCCGCGACGGCGACGCCCGGCTGGCGCCGCCACTCGGCCCGCAGCCGCCGTACCGCCGACGCCGGGTCCCCGTGGTCCGCCTCGAACCGGCCGAGCGTCAGCTGCCCGTCCACGCCACCGGCCGACTCCTGCCGGACCAGCGTCCGCAACCGGTCGTACTGCACCCGCGCCGCCCGGGCCCGACCCAGTGACTCGTACAGCTCGCCCAGCTCCAGCGCGTACTGCGGCAGCGGCTGCCGTTCCAGTGCCACCCGGTAGGCGCTCAGCGCCTCCGTCGTCCGCCCCAGTGCCGCCAGCGCCCTGCCCTGCCCGGCCTGCGCGGCCCGCTGGTCCGGGTCGAGCCGGACCGCCTCCTGGAAGTGCCGCAGCGCGTCCTCCCGCTCACCGCGCTCCCAGGCGAGCTGCCCGGCCCGCTCCAGCCACGCCGCCTGCTCGGCGGGGGAGACGGCGCCGGCCGCCGCGTCGGCCAGCGCGGCCTGCGCGTCCTCCCGCCGGCCCCGGTCCCAGTAGACGCCCGCCGCCCGACCCCGCACGGCGGGACCGGAGTGCAACGCCGTCAGCGCGTCCAGTGCCCGCAGCGCCGCCTTGTAGTCCCCCATCCCGGTGTACGCGTCGATGAGCTGCGGATACGTCGTCCAGCGCTTGGGCGCCGCCTTGCGCGCGGCCTCACCCCAGCGCAGTGCGGCGGGGAAGTCCCGGCGGGCGTTGGCCAGCGCGGCCAGACCGCAGAGGGCGTCCGCGTTGCCCCGGGGGCGGGCCTTCAGCGAGTCCCGCAGCGCCCGCTCGGCCTTCGGATACAGGACGGCGACCTCGGCGGTGCGCCGGCCCTGCTCGAGGTACGCCGTGCCGAGCACCGCCCAGGACCGCGCGTCCTGGGGACGCTCCCGTACCGCCCGCTCCCGCTCCTCGACCAGCGCCGCCAGATCGGACAGCGCGGCCGCCACCCCCGCCCGCACCGCCGAGCCCGCCCGCGCCCCCGGAGCCGCCGCCGGCGCGCCGCGTTCCGCCGGCCCCTCGCCGGGCAGGCACACCAGCACCCCGCCGCCCAGCACCAGACACCCCACGAGCGAGCCGACGACCAGACGCCGCCGCCGACGCGCCCGGACGGCTTCCCCCGGAACCTCCCCGGCGGCCTCCCCGGCGGCTTCGTCGGAGGCCTCTGCGACGGGCCCTCCGGCGGCTGCCGCGACGGCCCCGGCGACGGCCTCCGCAGGAGTCCCGTCGGGGGCGGTGCGCTCTTCGGCGGCGCGCTCCTCGTTCTCCATGGCGCTCACTGTGCGTCAGTACGACGACCGTGCGACGTCAGCCGGAGGGTCCCCGGACGGGGGTTCACACCGATGGCCCCCGGTGCGAACCTTTGATCATGAGCCGTTGGGAAGCACCACCCGAAGACGTCACCCCGGCGACGCACGTCACCGCGGCGACCGACGTCCTGCTCGGCCGGCTGCGCGCCGGCCTGCCCGCCGGGTCCGTCCTCACCGACCCGGACGTCACGGCCTCCTACGCCAACGACATGGCCGGCTTCTGCCCGGCAGGCGTCCCGGCCGTGGTCGTGCTGGCGCGCACCGTCGAGGAGGTGCAGCACGTCCTGCGCACGGCGAGCGAGCTGCGCGTCCCGGTCGTCCCGCAGGGCGCCCGCACCGGCCTGTCCGGGGGCGCCAACGCCTCCGACGGCTGCATCGTCCTCTCCCTGACCGGGATGGACCGCATCCTCGAGATCAACCCGGTCGACCGGATCGCCGTCGTCGAACCCGGCGTCGTCAACGCGGCCCTCTCGCGTGCCGTGGGCGAGCACGGCCTGTACTACCCGCCCGACCCGTCCAGCTGGGAGACGTGCACGATCGGCGGCAACATCGGCACCGCCTCGGGCGGTCTGTGCTGCGTGAAGTACGGGGTGACGGCCGAGTACGTCCTCGGACTCGACGTGGTGCTCGCCGACGGGCGGCTGATGTCCACCGGCCGCCGCACCGCGAAGGGCGTCGCCGGGTACGACCTCACGCGCCTGTTCGTCGGCTCCGAGGGCTCGCTGGGCGTCGTCGTGCGGGCCGTCCTGGCGCTGAGGCCACGACCGCCGCAGCAGTTGGTGCTGGCGGCCGAGTTCGCCTCCGGCGCCGCGGCCTGCGACGCGGTGTGCCGGATCATGGTGGGCGGGCACGTGCCGTCCCTCCTCGAGCTGATGGACCGCACGACCGTCCGGGCCGTCAACGCGCTGACCCGCATGGGCCTGCCGGAGACCACCGAGGCCCTGCTGCTCGCGGCCTTCGACACCCCCGACCCGGCCGCCGACCTCGCCGCCGTCGGCGCGCTGTGCGAGACGGCCGGCGCCGTCCGGGTGGTCCCCGCCGACGACGCCGCCGAGTCCGAACTCCTGCTCCAGGCAAGGCGGTCCTCGCTCGTCGCACTGGAGGCCGTCAAGGGCACGACGATGATCGACGACGTGTGCGTGCCGCGCTCCAGACTCGGCGAGAT includes:
- a CDS encoding S16 family serine protease is translated as MLSRLSRPRALAVCALPLVVLLATAAFAPLPFSVAQPGMTANVLGDNKGTPVITISGAPVRDTSGQLRMTTIEATGPDARVTLGDVLDGWFRTDQAIMPHDAVYPSGESTKEIERHNTEQMEDSQDAATQAALAYLKLGEDDVKVTLKLADVGGPSAGLLFSLGIVDKLDGDGAGGDLTGGRTIAGTGTIDAGGKVGAVGGVALKTQAARRDGATVFLVPKDECSDAKSELPKGLRLVPVTTLKGAVSALVALEKGKGAVPSC
- a CDS encoding Lrp/AsnC family transcriptional regulator codes for the protein MGIDRLDGRIIVLLAREPRLGVLEMSRRLGVARGTVQARLDRLQSNGVIRGFGPDVDPAALGYPVTAFATLQIRQGQGADVRAHLGSVPEVLELHTTTGSGDMLCRLVARSNADLQRVIDRVVGLDGIVRASTAIVMENPVPLRVIPLVEQAAEQAAEQSPGRPGEDAADRGR
- the hppD gene encoding 4-hydroxyphenylpyruvate dioxygenase; amino-acid sequence: MTQTTHLTPDTARQADPFPVKGMDAVVFAVGNAKQAAHYYSTAFGMKLVAYSGPETGSRETASYVLTNGSARFVLTSVIKPATTWGHFLDRHVAEHGDGVVDLAIEVPDARAAYAYAIEHGARSVAEPYELKDEHGTVVLAAIATYGETRHTLVDRSGYDGPYLPGYVGADPIVEPPAQRTFQAVDHCVGNVELGRMNEWVGFYNTVMGFTNMKEFVGDDIATEYSALMSKVVADGTLKVKFPINEPAVAKKKSQIDEYLEFYGGAGVQHIALNTNDIVQTVRTMRAAGVQFLDTPDSYYDTLGEWVGDTRVPVDTLRELKILADRDEDGYLLQIFTKPVQDKPTVFFEIIERHGSMGFGKGNFKALFEAIEREQDKRGNL
- a CDS encoding tetratricopeptide repeat protein — protein: MENEERAAEERTAPDGTPAEAVAGAVAAAAGGPVAEASDEAAGEAAGEVPGEAVRARRRRRLVVGSLVGCLVLGGGVLVCLPGEGPAERGAPAAAPGARAGSAVRAGVAAALSDLAALVEERERAVRERPQDARSWAVLGTAYLEQGRRTAEVAVLYPKAERALRDSLKARPRGNADALCGLAALANARRDFPAALRWGEAARKAAPKRWTTYPQLIDAYTGMGDYKAALRALDALTALHSGPAVRGRAAGVYWDRGRREDAQAALADAAAGAVSPAEQAAWLERAGQLAWERGEREDALRHFQEAVRLDPDQRAAQAGQGRALAALGRTTEALSAYRVALERQPLPQYALELGELYESLGRARAARVQYDRLRTLVRQESAGGVDGQLTLGRFEADHGDPASAVRRLRAEWRRQPGVAVADALGWALHRAGNDEEALRFASIATDRVHGGAVYSAPYLHHLAVIERGSGKDGPARRHLQEALRINPYFSPLFGPAARAALAGLGEEPPPAELPG
- a CDS encoding FAD-binding oxidoreductase, which translates into the protein MSRWEAPPEDVTPATHVTAATDVLLGRLRAGLPAGSVLTDPDVTASYANDMAGFCPAGVPAVVVLARTVEEVQHVLRTASELRVPVVPQGARTGLSGGANASDGCIVLSLTGMDRILEINPVDRIAVVEPGVVNAALSRAVGEHGLYYPPDPSSWETCTIGGNIGTASGGLCCVKYGVTAEYVLGLDVVLADGRLMSTGRRTAKGVAGYDLTRLFVGSEGSLGVVVRAVLALRPRPPQQLVLAAEFASGAAACDAVCRIMVGGHVPSLLELMDRTTVRAVNALTRMGLPETTEALLLAAFDTPDPAADLAAVGALCETAGAVRVVPADDAAESELLLQARRSSLVALEAVKGTTMIDDVCVPRSRLGEMIEGVERIARRHGLTIGVVAHAGDGNTHPTVCFDAADLDECRRARASFDEIMGLGLELGGTITGEHGVGLLKKEWLAREIGPVGVEMQRAVKAAFDPLGILNPGKLF